TTACTTGTTAGAAATAGCGATCGCTTTAGGTCGTTTTTGTCCAATCATCATTGAGATCTAAAGTATGCATGTATCCCAAGAGAGAACGAAACTTTCGCCTGTTGTCATTATTGGGGCAGGGCCTGGCGGACTGACAGCAGGGTATGAATTACTCAAGCAGGGCATTCAGTCCGTTACGATCGAACAAGCTGACAAAGTAGGGGGCATATCTCGCACCGAAACCTACAAAGGCTATCGATTTGATATTGGCGGTCATCGTTTCTTTAGCAAAATTGAGCAGGTACAAAAGTTCTGGAAAGAGATTTTAGCTAGCGAATTTATTCAGGTTCCGCGTCTTTCCCGGATTTACTACCAAGGCAAGTTTTACAATTATCCGCTTTCGCTGGTCAACACACTTTTCAATTTGGGAATTGTCCCTAGCTTTTTCATTTTGATGAGCTATTTAAAGGCGAAAGTCAAAGCAAAACTTCAGCTTACGCCTGAGCCAGAAACCTTTGAAGAATGGGTAATCGATCGCTTTGGTGAACGCCTCTACCAAATTTTCTTTAAAACCTACACTGAGAAGGTTTGGGGCATTCCTTGCAACAAAATTCGGGCAGACTGGGCTGCCCAGCGGATTCAGAACATGTCGCTAAAGCGAGCAGTGGTCAACGCACTATTTGGTAGCCAAAACGCCAAAAGCCTGATCAAAAAATTTGACTACCCGATTTTGGGGCCGGGAATGATGTGGGAACGCTGCCAGGAGATTCTTGAGAACAAAGGTAATTTGGTACACCTCAACACGCAGGTGACGCGCATTCAGCGAGAAGGCACGCTAATTAAAGGCATCACTGCAAAACAGGGCGATCGAACCTTTGAGATTACGGGCGATCAGTTCATTTCTACGATGCCTGTGACAACCCTGGTTCACCGTCTTAATCCGCTGCCGCCCCCTCACATTCTTGAAGCAGCGCGGGGCTTAAAATATCGGGATTTTTTGATTGTTTCGCTAATTGTCAACCAGTCTGAACTATTTCCTGACAACTGGATTTATATTCACAGTCCCGAATTCAGAGTCGGTCGGATTCAGAATTTTAAGAACTGGAGTCCGGCAATGGTTCCCGATCAAAGCAAGACCTGTTTAGGGATGGAGTATTTCTGTAGTGAAGGGGATGCACTGTGGGAAATGTCTGAAGCAGAGCTAATCGCTCTGGCCACGAAAGAAGCGATCGAGCTTAATTTGGGAGTGCAGCCTGGAGATGTTGAAGATGGCACTGTGATTCGCCAGCCTAAAGCGTATCCTGTTTATGACGGCGAGTATCGGCGGCACCTGAAAGTCATTCAAGACTACTTGGAGCCCTTTGAAAATCTACAAACTGTAGGACGGAACGGTTTGCACCGCTACAACAATCAGGATCACTCTATGTTGACTGCAATGCTGGCAGTTAAAAATATTTTGGGCGAACAGCACGATCTGTGGGACATCAACACTGAGCGCTCTTACCACGAGGAATTTACTAAAGAAGAATGGAAATCTTCAAAGCCGCAAGAGCAAATAGATCTTGCAGTTTCAAAAGCACAAGGAGTGTAACATGAGCGATCGCCATCCCTTTGTCTCCGTTGTTATTCCAGTTCTCAACGATGCCAAGCGCTTACAAGTTTGCCTACAAGCGCTTGCGCAACAGACTTATCCACAAACTTGCTTTGAGATCATTGTTGTTGATAACGGATCTGAGCCAAGCGAGGCGATCGCTCCAATTGTTGCCGCTTTTGCAGGTATCACAGTTGCCACCGAAGAATTTCCCAGTTCTTTTGCAGCCCGAAATCGTGGCATTACCTTAGCCAAAGGAGAAGTGATTGCCTTTACCGATGCAGACTGCATTCCTGCTGTTGATTGGCTGGAACAGGGCGTTGGGACGCTACTGCAAACGGCAAATTGTGGACTCGTTGCAGGCTGCGTCGAAGTGTTTTTCAAAAATCCCGATCGCGCCACTCCAGTTGAATTGTATGAGCGTATTACTGCTTTTCCTCAACAGAAGTTAATTGAGAAATATCACTATGGAGCAACTGCCAATGTATTCACCTTTAAACAGGTAATCGATCGCGTCGGTGACTTTAACGCTGACCTCAAATCAAGTGGTGATATTGAATGGGGACAACGAGTTGCTGCTTTTGGATACACGCAGGTTTATGCTAAGTCTGCGTGTATTGCTCATCCAGCGCGCGACTCGTTTACTCAGCTTTTTAAACGCACGGTTCGATTGACCGGAGGTATTTATGATCTGTACTGCCGCAATCGATCGCTCTTTGCGCAAAACTGGATCTACTTCAAGACGCTGATTGAAAATTTAGTTCCTCCTATTAATTTTGTTTTAATGGTGTCTCGCCATGTAGAACTGAGAAGTGTTTGGCAGAAAATCCAAGTCGCGCTAGTGATGTTTTTTGTCCGTTATGTCAGCGCGGGTGAGTTGATTCGCTTAAAGCTAGGAGGAGTATCGACTAGAGATTGACCGCTTAAGATTCACGCTTCTGGCGCGATCGCCACCCACAAACTTATGACTTCAACGCCTTTTGTTTCTGTTATTATTCCGGTCTTCAACGATATTGATCGACTTCAGCGCTGTCTGGCGGCACTGGAGCAGCAGACCTATTCAAAGTTGTGGTATGAAGTGATTGTGATTGACAACGGTTCAACAGAGGGAAACGTTGCAGAAGTGGCTACTGCTTTTGAACAGGTGATTACGACCTTTGAGTCTCAAACTGGTTCTTATGCCGCTCGCAATCGAGGATTGGCATTAGCGAAAGGAGAAGTGATTGCCTTTACTGATGCAGACTGTATTCCTGCAACCAACTGGCTTGAAAATGGTGTTACCGTTCTGCTAAATACATCAAACTGTGGTTTAGTCGCAGGTAAGATTGATATCTTTTTTAAGAATCCGGCAAAACTGACGCTTGTAGAGCGCTACGAAAATATCATGGCGTTTCAGCAACGAGAACATTTAGAGCAGTATCAATATGGCTCAACGGCGAACGTCTTTACGTTTCGGCAGGTGATCGATCGCGTCGGGCAGTTTGATGCCACACTTAAATCGAACGGTGATTTTGAGTGGGGACGACGCGTTGCGGCTCACGGCTATCAGCAAGTTTATGCTGAGAATGCCTGTGTCGCACATCCGGCGAGACATTCTTTTGCTGAACTATACAAGCGATCGATTCGTTTAGCAGGCGGCATTTATGATGCACAAATTCAGCGCTGCGGGACGGCACTGCAACGCAACAAACTTTTTGTCAGAAGCGTTTTAGAAGACTTTTTATCTCCGGTTTTAGAGATTCCCAATGTTCTTTCAAACTCAAATCTTAGAACGTTGGAGCAAAAAGCCGAAATATATTTCATATCGTTATGGGTGAAATACATTCGTGGATTTGAGAAAATTCGGCTCAAGCTCGGCGGCGTTTCATCACGAGGATAAAGGGAAGGCAATTATGAAAATCGCGTTTATTGTGGGTCACTTTCCGATGCTATCAGAAACATTTATTCTGAATCAAATTTCAGGTTTAATCGATCGCGGTCATGAAGTCGATATTTACTCTGAATTCTCCGGAGATACTTCTAAAGTTCACCCCGTTGTTGAGAAATACGGTCTAATCGATCGCACTTACTATCTCACTCCGGTTTCTAAGAATTTACTGACACGGGCGATCACCGGACTGCAACTAATTTTGCAATATAGCAGCTATCCGCAGTTGCTGTTGCGATCGCTGAATATTTTTAGATACCGATTTCTAGCTGCCTCTTTATGGCTATTGCATACAGTTCCTGCTTTGGCTGGGAAAGAGCCTTATGATGTTGTTCATGCTCAGTTTGGGACGCAAGGATTTCGCGGAATGCTGCTCCAAAATTTGTGCGCACCTTGGACAAAATTAATTGTGACATTTCGAGGTCATGACATTAGCAGCTATGTTGATGAGTACGGCACACAGGTTTACGATCGCCTGTTCAAAACCGGAGATTTCTTCTTAGCAAACTGCGAGTTTTTTCGGCAGCGTGTAATTCAGCTTGGCTGTGATCAACGCAAGATTATCGTTCACGGTTCGGGCATCGATTGCAATCAGTTTGCTTTTATGCCGCGATCGATCGGGGCAGATGGCAAAATTCGCATCGCTACAACCGGACGATTAGTTGAGAAAAAAGGAATTGAATATTGCATTCGGGCGATCGGAAAACTGGCTCAAACCTATCCCAATCTGGAGTATCATATCGTCGGTGATGGACTGCTCAGACAATCATTTGAACAACTAATTCAGGAGTTGGGAATTGCCCACCTTGTCACGCTGCATGGTCAGAAAAATCAGCGCGAACTGATCGAAATTCTCGATTGCTGCCACATTTTCGTTGCGCCCAGCGTCACTGCTGCTGATGGCAATCAGGACGCGCCTGTGAATGTTCTTAAAGAAGCAATGGCAATGGGCTTGCCCGTCGTCAGTACGCTACACGGCGGTATCCCTGAACTGGTGGAAGACGGTATTTCTGGATTTCTCGTACCAGAGCGTGATGCCGACGCTCTTGCAGAGAAATTAGGTTTGCTAATCGACCAGCCCGATCGCTGGATTTCCATGGGTAAAGCTGGACGCGCCTACGTTGAGGCACACTACGATATGAACCAACTCAATACTAAGCTGGAGGAACTCTATCAACGTCTGCTATGGGTAAAAATGCAACAGCAACCCGCGATCGCTCAGTCAATCTCGACCTCATGAAATTATCAAAGGAGTGATGTATGGTTACCGCTAACTCGTTGCCTAAACAGGAACCGCAGGTCACGATCGTTGTCGTACCGCGTGAACGCTTTAGTTGCACTCGTGATTCGCTAGAGAGCATTTACGAATACACTACGCTTCCTTTTCAGTTAGTCTATGTCGATGGTAATTCTCCCCAGAAAGTCCATCACTACCTCAAAGAGAAAGCCGACGAGCGCGACTTCCAACTGATTCGCACTGATAACTACCTATCGCCCAATCAAGCCCGTAATTTGGGATTGAGCTACGTTCAAACCCGGTATGTGGTTTTTGTTGATAACGACGTGATTGTTTCTCCAGGCTGGCTTGAAGCGCTGGTGAACTGTGCAGACGAAACGCAAGCGGCGATCGTGGGGCCGCTGATGTGTCAGCACGAACCCATTCATGAAATCATTCACTTTGCCGGAGGCGAGTCGCATATCTGGGTCGATAAGACGGGCAGAAGACGGCTGCGCGAAAAAATGTATCGGCAGGGCAAGCGCGTTGATGAGGTTCGTCATGAACTTCAGCGCACTCCGACGGAACTGGCAGAGTTTCACTGCGTCTTAGTGCGAACCGAGATTTTTCAGCGATCGGGCGGACTCGACGAAGCCATGTTCAACACTAAAGAGCATCTTGACTTTTGCTTAACGGTAACTCAGCTTGGCGGCAAGATCTACTTCGAGCCTGCCAGTATCGTTACTTATGTACCCGGTCCACCGATCGAATGGTCAGATTTGCCCTTTTATATGCTGCGCTGGAGTGACGCTTGGACGCTAGCGAGCCTGCATCGCCTCAGAGATAAGTGGAACTTGTCTGAAGATGGGTACTTCCAAAATCGCTATAAGAAAGTGGGCTGTCGGCGGATGATGACGATCATTGCGCCTGTCGTCCATCGCGTCACCTTTGGACGCTACAGCAAGTTTCTGGAATCGCTTCTGGTGCAAGGCGATCGCACCTTAAATCGCTACCTCACCACTCGCCATGCCAAAAGCAACCCATACTTAAATTCAGCAGCCTTAAATTCAGCAGCCTTAAATTCAGCAGCCTTAAATTCAGCAACGCCACAAATTCACTTGAGCAGTAAATCCTCATGAGAAGTCAATTTCCTAAAGTTGTTTATACCCCTGAAGGGACGTTGCGGCATCCACGACAGCTATTTAGGCAAATGTGGCACGATCTACTAGCCTCCCGCGAATTGGCATGGCGACTAATGGTGCGAGATATTAGCGCTCAGTATCGTCAGTCAGTGTTGGGTTTTTTCTGGGCATTTATTCCACCCATTGTGATGGCGATCGGCTTTACACTCGCTAGCGAAGCGAACATTTTTCAACCAGGGGCGATCGAATTGCCCTACCCCGTGTATGTGATGTTTAGCACGGCAATTTGGCAAACGTTTGTGGAAGCAGTCAGTGGTCCAGTGCAAGCAGTAGTAACGGCAAAGCCAATGATTGCTAAAGTTAACTTTCCCCGTGAGGCAATTATTTTAGCAAAAATAGGTGAAGTGCTGTGTAATTTTGTCGTCAAGCTAATATTGATCGTGGCATTATTCTTAATTTATAAAGTTTCGGTTGCCTGGACGATTATTTTAGCTCCTGTAGCTCTAATTCATCTGATTATGTTAGGTACATTAATAGGCACCTTACTATCGCCGTTAGGAGTACTGTACCAAGATGTTTCCAGAGCTTTAGCCATGATTACGGGTTTTTGGCTATTTCTAACGCCAGTTGTCTACTCTGTTCCAGAACAAGGAATGTTAGGTTGGCTAGTCAGGCTCAATCCTGTCACTCCATTGTTGGTTACAATTCGGGAGCTTTCTACAACAGGTATTCTTTCAGAAGTTACAGGTTTCTGGATCGTCAGCGGCTTGACGTTCATCGGGCTATTTCTAGCCTGGATTGCTTTTCGCCTTGCTATGCCCTATGTCATTGAAAGAGTTAGTTCATGATTAATACTAAAACCGAGGAGAGATCTACGTTTGCAACAGATAGCGGTAGTGTTATTGCAGTTGAACAGGTTTCCAAAAAGTTTTGTCGAGAACTTCGGCGATCGCTTGGTTATGGCGTTCAAGACATTGCTGCCGAATTAACGGGTAGATCTCGTAAAAGCGACACTTTGCGGCGAGGAGAGTTTTGGGCACTGAAAGACGTTAGCTTTAACCTTCGACCTGGTGAAGCATTAGGTTTGGTTGGTTCAAACGGTGCGGGCAAAAGTACGTTGCTACGAATGCTTAGCGGCTTGATTAAACCCGATACTGGGCGGATTGCAGTTAACGGCAGGCTGGCACCTTTGATTGCGCTGGGCGCGGGGTTTAATCCAATCCTGACTGGGCGAGAAAACATCTATGCAAATATGTCGATTTTGGGACTGTCAACCCGCGAAATTCGACGACGCTTCGATGATGTCATCAATTTTGCCGAGATTGAAGACGCGATCGACTCGCCTGTACAAACCTACAGTTCAGGGATGGCAGCCCGCTTGGGATTTGCTTGCGCCATTTATGTTGAACCAGATATTTTGCTGATTGATGAAGTGCTGGCAGTTGGAGATGCTAATTTCAAAGCAAAGTGCTATCGGCGTTTGCACAAGCTCCGTCAAAACGGAGTTGCGTTTATTTTGGTCAATCACAATACTCAAGCAATTCTCAACACCTGTGATTCTGCACTTTATTTAGCTAAAGGACGGCTTATTCATGCGGGTGCAGTGGATGAAATTGTGACGCAGTATGAAAAGGATTTATTTCTTAGTGGAGTTGAACATTATTCAAATCGTCTGGTTTTACCTTTAAAGCCAGAATCGGAAAGCTCAGGTTTAGATATTCAATCTCTTTACTTCAAAAACCCTCAAGATGAAATTTCAAGTCTTCTTGTCGTAGGCGAACCCATCAGTTTTTGTGTCAGTTGTCTGGCTCGAAAACCTCTAACCAATGTATCGCTTCACTTTAAAGTTTCCAAGGTAGGAGGTGATGACAGTGTAGGTACAGTACTATTTTTGAGCGGTGACAATGACAATACTTTCTTCAACCTTTCGAGGGGTTCACATGAGATACAGATGCAAATGCCGTACTTAGGATTGGAACCTGGATCGTATACAGCATTAGTTAAAATCAAACAAGATTCTGTTTATACTTTTGATGTGGTCGAGTCATTTCGCTTTACGGTTTTGTCAAATGGGAAAATGCAGTCCTGCAAGTTTTATCAGCCTCGATCGTGGAGTAGTGTCGCCCTTTAACAACCTCCTGCTGCCACCCTTAAAGTAACATCAATCTGATATGAGCAGTCCTTTACTTAGCATTATTATTCCGACTCACAATCGCCCTCAACTAGTACAGCGAGCGGTGCAAAGTGCATTGGAGCAAACTGCTAAAGAAATTGAAGTTATTGTCGTAGATGATGCTTCAACCGAGCCTGTAATCTTGCCTTCACAGTCTAATCTCAAACTGATTCGCCTTCAGCCAGGGCGGGGCGGGGCAGGTGCTCGTAATGTTGGTACTGAAGCCGCTCAAGGGCGCTGGGTGACGTATTTAGATGATGACGATCGCTTACTACCACATATGGCAAGTGTCTCACTACAAGCACTGCTAACAACAACATTTTCACCGCCGATCGCAATCATTTCTGGAATTGAAGTAATCAATACTCAGGGCAAGGTTTTACGAGTCCGAACACCGCCGTCTGTTCGTCTCAAAGGATGCCATTTTGCGCTGGAAGATTTAGAGCCGCAATATTCTTACAATACAAAGCAAACAATGGTTGTAGAACGAGCCATCATTCAAAAAATTGGTGGATGGGATGAAACATTTCGATCGCGAGTTCACTCAGAGCTATTTCTGCGTCTCAATTCTGCCTGTTCAATTTTGGGTCTACCGATCGTCACTTATCAACTGTATTCCCATGATGCTGACAGAGTTTCTCGCAACGGAATTTTGCGCCAAGAGAGTTTTCGGCGATTGATTACTAAACATCA
The Timaviella obliquedivisa GSE-PSE-MK23-08B DNA segment above includes these coding regions:
- a CDS encoding ABC transporter permease; protein product: MRSQFPKVVYTPEGTLRHPRQLFRQMWHDLLASRELAWRLMVRDISAQYRQSVLGFFWAFIPPIVMAIGFTLASEANIFQPGAIELPYPVYVMFSTAIWQTFVEAVSGPVQAVVTAKPMIAKVNFPREAIILAKIGEVLCNFVVKLILIVALFLIYKVSVAWTIILAPVALIHLIMLGTLIGTLLSPLGVLYQDVSRALAMITGFWLFLTPVVYSVPEQGMLGWLVRLNPVTPLLVTIRELSTTGILSEVTGFWIVSGLTFIGLFLAWIAFRLAMPYVIERVSS
- a CDS encoding glycosyltransferase family 2 protein yields the protein MTSTPFVSVIIPVFNDIDRLQRCLAALEQQTYSKLWYEVIVIDNGSTEGNVAEVATAFEQVITTFESQTGSYAARNRGLALAKGEVIAFTDADCIPATNWLENGVTVLLNTSNCGLVAGKIDIFFKNPAKLTLVERYENIMAFQQREHLEQYQYGSTANVFTFRQVIDRVGQFDATLKSNGDFEWGRRVAAHGYQQVYAENACVAHPARHSFAELYKRSIRLAGGIYDAQIQRCGTALQRNKLFVRSVLEDFLSPVLEIPNVLSNSNLRTLEQKAEIYFISLWVKYIRGFEKIRLKLGGVSSRG
- a CDS encoding NAD(P)/FAD-dependent oxidoreductase, whose amino-acid sequence is MHVSQERTKLSPVVIIGAGPGGLTAGYELLKQGIQSVTIEQADKVGGISRTETYKGYRFDIGGHRFFSKIEQVQKFWKEILASEFIQVPRLSRIYYQGKFYNYPLSLVNTLFNLGIVPSFFILMSYLKAKVKAKLQLTPEPETFEEWVIDRFGERLYQIFFKTYTEKVWGIPCNKIRADWAAQRIQNMSLKRAVVNALFGSQNAKSLIKKFDYPILGPGMMWERCQEILENKGNLVHLNTQVTRIQREGTLIKGITAKQGDRTFEITGDQFISTMPVTTLVHRLNPLPPPHILEAARGLKYRDFLIVSLIVNQSELFPDNWIYIHSPEFRVGRIQNFKNWSPAMVPDQSKTCLGMEYFCSEGDALWEMSEAELIALATKEAIELNLGVQPGDVEDGTVIRQPKAYPVYDGEYRRHLKVIQDYLEPFENLQTVGRNGLHRYNNQDHSMLTAMLAVKNILGEQHDLWDINTERSYHEEFTKEEWKSSKPQEQIDLAVSKAQGV
- a CDS encoding glycosyltransferase, coding for MKIAFIVGHFPMLSETFILNQISGLIDRGHEVDIYSEFSGDTSKVHPVVEKYGLIDRTYYLTPVSKNLLTRAITGLQLILQYSSYPQLLLRSLNIFRYRFLAASLWLLHTVPALAGKEPYDVVHAQFGTQGFRGMLLQNLCAPWTKLIVTFRGHDISSYVDEYGTQVYDRLFKTGDFFLANCEFFRQRVIQLGCDQRKIIVHGSGIDCNQFAFMPRSIGADGKIRIATTGRLVEKKGIEYCIRAIGKLAQTYPNLEYHIVGDGLLRQSFEQLIQELGIAHLVTLHGQKNQRELIEILDCCHIFVAPSVTAADGNQDAPVNVLKEAMAMGLPVVSTLHGGIPELVEDGISGFLVPERDADALAEKLGLLIDQPDRWISMGKAGRAYVEAHYDMNQLNTKLEELYQRLLWVKMQQQPAIAQSISTS
- a CDS encoding glycosyltransferase, whose translation is MVTANSLPKQEPQVTIVVVPRERFSCTRDSLESIYEYTTLPFQLVYVDGNSPQKVHHYLKEKADERDFQLIRTDNYLSPNQARNLGLSYVQTRYVVFVDNDVIVSPGWLEALVNCADETQAAIVGPLMCQHEPIHEIIHFAGGESHIWVDKTGRRRLREKMYRQGKRVDEVRHELQRTPTELAEFHCVLVRTEIFQRSGGLDEAMFNTKEHLDFCLTVTQLGGKIYFEPASIVTYVPGPPIEWSDLPFYMLRWSDAWTLASLHRLRDKWNLSEDGYFQNRYKKVGCRRMMTIIAPVVHRVTFGRYSKFLESLLVQGDRTLNRYLTTRHAKSNPYLNSAALNSAALNSAALNSATPQIHLSSKSS
- a CDS encoding glycosyltransferase — its product is MSSPLLSIIIPTHNRPQLVQRAVQSALEQTAKEIEVIVVDDASTEPVILPSQSNLKLIRLQPGRGGAGARNVGTEAAQGRWVTYLDDDDRLLPHMASVSLQALLTTTFSPPIAIISGIEVINTQGKVLRVRTPPSVRLKGCHFALEDLEPQYSYNTKQTMVVERAIIQKIGGWDETFRSRVHSELFLRLNSACSILGLPIVTYQLYSHDADRVSRNGILRQESFRRLITKHQTAFRAHPKRFASFILEHAHSSYRMGQKQAAISSLLWALRIHPQQTLAQSFSILRHSAYSMFL
- a CDS encoding glycosyltransferase; the protein is MSDRHPFVSVVIPVLNDAKRLQVCLQALAQQTYPQTCFEIIVVDNGSEPSEAIAPIVAAFAGITVATEEFPSSFAARNRGITLAKGEVIAFTDADCIPAVDWLEQGVGTLLQTANCGLVAGCVEVFFKNPDRATPVELYERITAFPQQKLIEKYHYGATANVFTFKQVIDRVGDFNADLKSSGDIEWGQRVAAFGYTQVYAKSACIAHPARDSFTQLFKRTVRLTGGIYDLYCRNRSLFAQNWIYFKTLIENLVPPINFVLMVSRHVELRSVWQKIQVALVMFFVRYVSAGELIRLKLGGVSTRD
- a CDS encoding ATP-binding cassette domain-containing protein, producing the protein MINTKTEERSTFATDSGSVIAVEQVSKKFCRELRRSLGYGVQDIAAELTGRSRKSDTLRRGEFWALKDVSFNLRPGEALGLVGSNGAGKSTLLRMLSGLIKPDTGRIAVNGRLAPLIALGAGFNPILTGRENIYANMSILGLSTREIRRRFDDVINFAEIEDAIDSPVQTYSSGMAARLGFACAIYVEPDILLIDEVLAVGDANFKAKCYRRLHKLRQNGVAFILVNHNTQAILNTCDSALYLAKGRLIHAGAVDEIVTQYEKDLFLSGVEHYSNRLVLPLKPESESSGLDIQSLYFKNPQDEISSLLVVGEPISFCVSCLARKPLTNVSLHFKVSKVGGDDSVGTVLFLSGDNDNTFFNLSRGSHEIQMQMPYLGLEPGSYTALVKIKQDSVYTFDVVESFRFTVLSNGKMQSCKFYQPRSWSSVAL